One genomic region from Vibrio sp. STUT-A11 encodes:
- a CDS encoding LuxR family transcriptional regulator, protein MSDSHFNTLLAEAISALNTPNFTPKLMRVISALFDFDCAVILGYRENKHPIYLYDSIQNERDLLFQRYLTNSFQNDPFFQKLNDSKQQGIFTLKDVVCKGVDYQAYCDQFYRQTGWKDELSMLVQVEAHSWVMFYFGYLEEGKRFSKQQINRLQAYFSILQSLCQQHWKQTEFSMSEPVFNPETFSGNLREVIEHALTTFGTDTLTRREQEVAQLLVQGFDSKEIATRLELVQGTVKNHRKRIYSQLKVTSLGELFQLFLNHLITRVR, encoded by the coding sequence ATGTCTGACAGTCACTTTAATACGCTCCTCGCAGAGGCCATCTCTGCCTTAAATACGCCCAATTTCACGCCGAAATTGATGCGGGTGATCAGCGCTTTATTCGATTTTGATTGCGCGGTGATACTGGGATATCGTGAAAACAAACACCCTATTTATCTTTATGATTCGATTCAAAATGAGCGTGACTTGCTCTTTCAACGCTATCTCACCAATTCGTTTCAAAATGATCCCTTTTTCCAGAAGCTAAACGACAGCAAACAACAAGGGATTTTTACGCTAAAAGACGTGGTGTGTAAGGGAGTGGATTACCAAGCCTATTGCGACCAATTTTATCGCCAGACTGGCTGGAAAGATGAACTCAGTATGCTGGTCCAAGTCGAAGCTCATTCCTGGGTAATGTTCTATTTCGGCTACCTGGAAGAAGGCAAACGCTTCTCAAAGCAGCAAATAAACCGATTACAAGCTTACTTTTCGATACTTCAATCGCTGTGCCAACAACACTGGAAACAAACTGAGTTTTCAATGTCTGAGCCCGTTTTTAATCCCGAGACATTTTCAGGCAATCTGCGAGAAGTTATAGAACACGCTTTGACAACATTTGGCACCGATACGTTAACCCGACGAGAGCAGGAAGTCGCCCAGCTGCTCGTACAAGGGTTTGATAGTAAAGAAATTGCGACTCGACTGGAACTGGTGCAAGGCACGGTCAAAAATCATCGCAAACGGATTTACTCGCAGTTGAAAGTCACTTCACTTGGCGAGCTATTTCAGCTGTTTTTAAATCATCTGATTACCCGCGTGAGATAA
- the tyrS gene encoding tyrosine--tRNA ligase: MTLIEDLQARGLIAQVSDLEQIQTLLSEPQTVYCGFDPTAGSLHIGHLVPLIMLKRFQDAGHQAIALIGGATGMIGDPSFKATERNLNSQETVTGWVNDLSKQIHQLMNPQLATPMLLVNNANWMQQINVIDFFRDVGKHFSINTMINRESVKQRLQRPDQGISFTEFSYALLQSYDFAQLNRRYGCRLQIGGNDQWGNIVSGIDLTRRQNGEQVFGLTLPLITKSDGTKFGKTEGGAVWLDPTKTSPYAFYQFWLAVEDADVYHFLRYYTFLSCEEITAIETQDTSSKGKPQAQRILAEEMTRFVHGAAGLASAERITQALFSGDVQQLSLSELKQLELDGLPSIKSHQQDLVELLIESGLASSKRIARELIGNNAISINGEKVASKAPILSFPLFDQYWLLQRGKKHFCLVTRAV; the protein is encoded by the coding sequence ATGACATTGATTGAAGATTTACAAGCGCGAGGTTTGATCGCGCAGGTCAGCGATTTAGAACAAATTCAAACACTTTTATCGGAGCCACAAACCGTATACTGCGGTTTCGATCCAACCGCTGGCAGCCTGCATATCGGGCATCTGGTACCGCTAATTATGCTCAAGCGCTTTCAAGATGCAGGACATCAAGCCATTGCTCTGATTGGCGGTGCAACAGGTATGATTGGCGACCCAAGTTTTAAAGCCACCGAGCGTAACCTTAACTCGCAAGAAACGGTGACTGGTTGGGTGAATGATCTGTCCAAACAAATCCACCAACTGATGAATCCTCAACTGGCGACGCCAATGCTTTTGGTTAACAATGCAAACTGGATGCAGCAGATTAATGTGATCGATTTTTTCCGCGATGTCGGTAAGCACTTTTCTATCAACACTATGATCAATCGCGAATCGGTGAAACAACGCCTGCAGCGACCAGATCAAGGGATCTCCTTTACCGAATTTAGCTACGCGCTTTTACAGTCCTACGATTTTGCACAACTAAACCGTCGGTACGGCTGTCGATTACAGATAGGCGGGAATGATCAATGGGGTAACATTGTCAGCGGGATAGACTTAACACGCCGTCAAAATGGCGAGCAGGTATTTGGCTTAACATTACCGCTTATCACCAAATCCGATGGCACCAAATTTGGTAAAACGGAAGGCGGCGCAGTTTGGCTGGATCCAACCAAAACCTCACCTTACGCGTTTTACCAATTCTGGCTGGCAGTAGAAGATGCGGATGTTTACCACTTCTTGCGTTACTACACGTTCTTAAGCTGTGAAGAAATTACCGCAATCGAAACACAAGATACTTCAAGCAAAGGAAAGCCACAGGCACAGCGTATTCTTGCCGAGGAAATGACACGTTTTGTTCATGGCGCGGCTGGCTTAGCAAGTGCCGAGCGTATTACTCAGGCACTGTTTAGCGGTGATGTGCAACAACTGAGTTTAAGTGAACTAAAACAGCTTGAGTTGGATGGTTTACCAAGCATAAAAAGTCATCAACAAGACTTGGTGGAACTGCTTATTGAGTCAGGTCTGGCAAGCTCGAAACGTATTGCCAGAGAGTTGATAGGTAACAATGCCATCAGTATTAACGGCGAAAAAGTCGCCAGTAAAGCGCCAATTTTGAGCTTCCCACTGTTTGACCAATACTGGCTACTTCAGCGCGGAAAAAAACATTTCTGCTTGGTGACACGAGCTGTTTAG